Proteins encoded within one genomic window of uncultured Draconibacterium sp.:
- a CDS encoding DUF4831 family protein: MRYLALIVAVLLVIPTFGQRKKKDDGDMTSAYVEGIAYALPRTGIKVHVEAIREKFEPGPYAAYAQQLLGIKDARGRAMEKWSVSAVKIEIFSEPDPQQVYKAMGDIASTISLAPNGCLAGINATGIAIVPLQVQSNKTFQKPDIDDGFSFDYFSDTPFLIPGDSTNNFRPTAVSMEQKAAEAAQRVLDCRMNQYDLAALRIDGEYPDGKAYEVSLEELKRTEQNYIKLFVGRTTYKTESYSFDYVPSANEKNAVIFRISDENGVVPASDLSGKPVMVEFEPAAGLLAKYQAEAVSDNPDAGYDGVYYRMPGVANIKVIYELNNLASARATIAQFGTIAPVPENLLGGDYSIEFHPETGAIKSVQLK; the protein is encoded by the coding sequence ATGAGGTATTTAGCTTTGATAGTTGCTGTACTATTGGTGATTCCAACTTTTGGACAGCGCAAAAAGAAAGACGATGGTGATATGACTTCCGCCTATGTTGAAGGTATTGCATATGCTTTACCACGTACCGGAATTAAAGTACACGTTGAAGCCATTCGAGAGAAATTTGAACCGGGACCATACGCAGCTTATGCCCAACAGTTACTGGGGATAAAAGATGCCCGTGGCAGAGCAATGGAAAAATGGTCGGTGTCGGCTGTTAAAATCGAAATTTTTTCGGAGCCCGATCCGCAGCAGGTTTATAAAGCAATGGGCGATATTGCTTCAACAATCAGTTTGGCACCCAATGGTTGTTTGGCCGGAATAAATGCAACTGGAATAGCGATAGTGCCGCTGCAGGTTCAATCAAATAAAACGTTTCAGAAACCTGATATCGACGATGGCTTTTCTTTTGATTATTTCTCGGATACACCATTTTTAATTCCTGGTGATTCTACCAATAACTTCAGGCCAACGGCTGTGAGTATGGAGCAAAAAGCTGCCGAAGCGGCGCAGCGTGTTCTCGATTGCCGCATGAACCAATACGATTTGGCTGCACTCCGCATTGATGGCGAGTACCCCGATGGAAAAGCCTATGAGGTGAGTTTGGAGGAACTAAAACGTACCGAGCAGAATTACATCAAGTTATTTGTGGGCAGAACCACGTATAAAACCGAAAGCTACAGTTTTGATTATGTGCCGTCAGCCAATGAAAAGAATGCGGTGATCTTCCGTATTTCGGATGAAAACGGTGTTGTTCCTGCCAGTGATCTTTCGGGAAAACCTGTAATGGTTGAGTTTGAGCCGGCAGCTGGTTTATTGGCAAAATACCAGGCCGAAGCCGTGTCGGATAATCCCGATGCCGGTTACGACGGTGTTTATTACCGGATGCCGGGAGTAGCCAACATTAAAGTTATTTACGAGTTGAATAACCTTGCTTCAGCGCGTGCAACCATTGCACAGTTTGGTACCATTGCGCCAGTTCCTGAGAATTTACTGGGCGGTGATTACTCTATCGAATTTCACCCCGAAACAGGAGCTATTAAATCCGTTCAATTGAAATAG
- a CDS encoding M56 family metallopeptidase, with protein sequence MTPFLAYLIKSSVCLALLYCLFRLTVRNDTNHRLTRFLLLSIMVVSAAIPFLTVQLFYKEIEMASVDIVREIVSAPVVTQPENYSATIHSPIAEHSQPVNYWAIIYAAIISLLLFRLLFGIYRVSTIIKNAEKHRFRKIVLAVVKDFVQPFTFLNRVVLSEKDFRENKDIVVAHEYAHIRYKHAIDLLFCELFTAVHFFNPFMWLLRRDLKLVHEYQADEAVLNTGIDAQKYQLLVLEKAVGERRFAMAHHFTQKPIVKRLKMMTKTKRRKWGTVKMILFVPLIIVLLQAFARPDLITKSADFIPVRYTENKAEQWLAKWNIDKIGNGIFDPEINRNKLSEKENNVLVILMNIKDDYLIENKRGSRESLKMLLPVFLRGAAIDGSKAPDFIEKEIPGIGKVKVSEGWISYRHDIESSREAINFTLRQIGEAYLEAREAKAFILFGKKYFDLDEEKQNKVNEIVPIRFSYETPKNPRTTIWLPFEDKPSPEPIPMEMLVRYDGTIVLGNKTYKDLDEFEHDLKVWREELDAISKEGKANHYYRVNATFEHGSETQQICSKEISKINYVLWKQSMHVEQIHHVFPEELPRRSLEMDKLTSRMNNVLAVADTSRVP encoded by the coding sequence ATGACACCTTTTTTAGCCTACCTCATAAAATCATCGGTTTGCCTGGCTTTGCTTTATTGTTTATTCCGGTTAACCGTCAGAAACGATACAAATCATCGTTTAACCCGCTTTCTTTTGCTTTCCATTATGGTGGTGTCGGCTGCTATTCCATTTTTAACTGTTCAGCTTTTTTATAAGGAAATTGAAATGGCTTCGGTTGATATTGTCAGGGAGATTGTTTCTGCACCTGTTGTAACGCAACCTGAGAATTATTCAGCGACTATTCACTCTCCAATTGCAGAGCATAGCCAGCCGGTTAACTATTGGGCGATAATTTATGCAGCTATCATTTCGCTTCTGTTATTTCGCTTGCTTTTTGGGATTTACCGTGTTTCCACGATTATTAAAAATGCCGAGAAGCACCGCTTCCGAAAAATAGTTTTGGCAGTGGTGAAAGACTTTGTACAACCCTTTACATTTCTGAATAGGGTTGTCCTCTCGGAGAAGGATTTTCGGGAAAACAAAGATATAGTTGTGGCTCACGAATACGCGCACATCAGGTATAAACATGCCATTGATTTGCTGTTTTGCGAGCTGTTTACGGCGGTACATTTTTTCAATCCGTTTATGTGGCTTTTACGCCGCGATTTGAAATTAGTACACGAATACCAGGCCGATGAGGCCGTACTTAATACAGGCATCGATGCACAAAAATACCAGTTGCTGGTATTGGAGAAGGCCGTTGGCGAAAGACGTTTTGCCATGGCGCACCATTTTACTCAAAAACCCATTGTAAAACGTTTAAAAATGATGACAAAAACAAAACGACGGAAATGGGGCACGGTGAAAATGATTCTCTTTGTGCCCTTAATAATTGTGCTTTTACAAGCATTTGCACGACCCGATTTGATTACAAAATCAGCAGATTTTATTCCGGTACGCTACACGGAAAATAAGGCAGAGCAGTGGCTCGCAAAATGGAACATCGATAAAATTGGCAATGGAATTTTTGATCCTGAGATTAACCGGAATAAGTTGTCGGAAAAAGAGAACAATGTTCTGGTAATTCTAATGAATATTAAAGATGATTACCTGATCGAAAATAAAAGAGGTTCGAGAGAAAGTTTAAAAATGCTATTGCCTGTATTTTTAAGAGGAGCTGCTATTGATGGCAGCAAAGCTCCTGACTTTATAGAAAAGGAAATTCCGGGAATTGGTAAAGTAAAAGTTTCTGAAGGCTGGATTTCCTATCGCCATGATATTGAATCGTCGAGAGAAGCGATAAATTTTACGTTACGACAAATAGGGGAGGCTTATCTCGAAGCCAGAGAAGCAAAAGCATTTATTTTGTTCGGAAAGAAATATTTCGATCTGGATGAAGAGAAACAGAACAAAGTAAACGAGATCGTTCCCATCCGTTTTTCGTACGAAACGCCTAAAAATCCCAGAACCACTATTTGGTTGCCTTTTGAAGATAAACCATCGCCCGAGCCCATACCAATGGAAATGTTAGTGCGCTATGATGGGACGATTGTATTGGGAAATAAAACGTACAAAGACCTGGACGAATTCGAACACGATTTAAAGGTGTGGAGAGAGGAATTGGATGCGATTAGTAAAGAAGGGAAAGCGAATCATTATTATCGCGTAAATGCAACTTTTGAGCATGGTTCAGAAACTCAGCAAATTTGTTCAAAAGAGATAAGCAAGATTAATTACGTGCTTTGGAAACAAAGTATGCACGTGGAGCAAATCCATCATGTATTTCCTGAGGAGTTACCTCGACGTAGTTTGGAGATGGATAAGCTAACCTCTAGAATGAATAATGTGCTGGCTGTTGCCGACACCTCAAGGGTGCCATAA
- a CDS encoding peptide MFS transporter yields MSRDANKAFFGHPIGLSTLFASEMWERFSYYGMRALLVLFLTATFASGGFEMAELDAFTIYGIFTGLVYITPIFGGMLADKILGQRKSIYIGGLTMAMGQFLLAASAWMHGTDASVEFRQTIFYAGLGILILGNGFFKPNISTMVGELYDNNDPRKDGGFTIFYMGINIGAFFSPLVAGKLGEQVAWQYGFLSAGIGMVLGTIWFFVRSHTLGHIGMPPKVKTERVRLALKDWFSILLYVIGIVGLTFAVIIGWGAIPSTVSKTIIWLASIVGVILLATTIFRGTSGKTEWNRVTVIIVLCIFNILFWSGFEQAGTTFNVFARDNTQRMIGSWEIPATWFQSINAFWIVVSAPIFSILWVKLDKMKLNPNTPMKFGWAMVLLSLGFVIMAIAYSRSTSGDSLRLVSPLWLIMVYLLHTFGELCLSPIGLSMITKLSPPKLVSTMMGIWFGTTAVGNFVASQMKAISIHLESALGREIQVFWLIAIQSAIFAAIIIALAPTLKRLMHGIK; encoded by the coding sequence ATGAGTAGAGATGCAAATAAAGCCTTTTTTGGTCACCCGATCGGGCTTTCAACACTATTTGCCAGTGAAATGTGGGAACGCTTTAGTTACTATGGAATGCGAGCCTTGCTGGTTCTTTTCCTTACAGCAACTTTTGCTTCGGGCGGATTTGAAATGGCAGAACTTGACGCCTTTACCATTTATGGTATTTTCACAGGATTGGTATACATTACCCCGATTTTTGGCGGAATGCTGGCCGATAAAATTCTGGGACAGCGAAAATCGATTTACATTGGCGGTTTAACAATGGCTATGGGCCAATTCCTTTTGGCAGCCAGTGCATGGATGCATGGAACCGATGCAAGTGTAGAATTTCGCCAAACCATTTTTTACGCAGGTTTGGGAATTTTAATCTTAGGAAACGGATTCTTTAAACCCAATATTTCTACCATGGTGGGCGAATTGTACGACAACAACGACCCGCGCAAAGATGGTGGTTTTACAATTTTCTATATGGGTATTAACATAGGAGCTTTCTTTTCTCCTTTGGTAGCCGGAAAACTTGGAGAGCAGGTTGCATGGCAATATGGGTTCCTGTCAGCAGGTATCGGTATGGTGCTGGGTACTATTTGGTTCTTTGTTCGTAGCCATACTTTAGGACACATTGGAATGCCTCCGAAAGTAAAAACAGAAAGAGTTCGACTGGCCCTTAAAGACTGGTTTAGTATTTTACTTTATGTTATTGGTATTGTAGGACTTACTTTTGCAGTGATAATAGGATGGGGAGCTATACCTTCAACAGTTAGTAAAACTATTATTTGGCTTGCGTCTATTGTTGGCGTGATTCTGCTGGCTACTACTATTTTCCGGGGTACTAGTGGTAAAACGGAATGGAATCGTGTTACCGTAATAATTGTTTTGTGCATCTTCAATATCCTATTCTGGAGTGGTTTCGAACAAGCAGGAACAACCTTTAATGTATTTGCCCGCGACAATACTCAACGAATGATAGGCTCTTGGGAGATTCCTGCAACGTGGTTCCAAAGTATCAACGCTTTCTGGATTGTTGTATCTGCACCTATATTCAGTATTTTATGGGTGAAGCTGGATAAAATGAAACTGAATCCCAATACTCCGATGAAATTTGGTTGGGCTATGGTATTGCTTTCACTTGGTTTTGTGATTATGGCCATTGCTTACAGCAGATCGACAAGTGGTGATTCACTACGTTTGGTTAGCCCATTATGGTTGATCATGGTATATCTGTTGCATACTTTTGGCGAACTTTGTCTGTCACCAATCGGTTTATCAATGATTACTAAATTATCACCTCCTAAACTGGTTTCAACTATGATGGGAATTTGGTTTGGAACAACTGCTGTTGGTAATTTTGTTGCCTCACAGATGAAAGCAATTTCAATACATCTGGAAAGTGCGCTGGGAAGAGAAATTCAGGTTTTCTGGTTAATTGCCATCCAATCGGCAATTTTCGCCGCCATTATAATTGCTCTTGCTCCGACATTGAAGCGATTGATGCACGGAATCAAATAA
- the aat gene encoding leucyl/phenylalanyl-tRNA--protein transferase produces MIQFPDPNQADDDGLLAQGGELTPEFLLSAYCQGVFPWFCEGEPILWWSPNPRMVLLPNDFKLKKSLRQVINKGIFELRIDTALSEVITACSKSKRRHENETWITNGIIDGYVQLHKLGYTHSFETYFEGELVGGLYGISLGNCFFGESMFFTKTDASKFAFYHLVQFALQNNFTFIDAQQPTDHLASLGAEPIPRKDFLEMLEKALQKDTLRGKWTELLDH; encoded by the coding sequence ATGATACAATTTCCCGATCCGAACCAGGCCGACGACGATGGATTGCTTGCACAGGGAGGCGAGCTTACTCCCGAGTTTTTGCTGTCGGCATACTGCCAGGGCGTGTTCCCGTGGTTTTGCGAGGGCGAACCCATTTTATGGTGGTCGCCTAACCCTCGAATGGTGTTGTTACCCAACGATTTTAAACTAAAGAAAAGCCTGCGACAGGTGATCAACAAGGGGATTTTTGAACTGCGTATCGACACGGCTCTCAGCGAGGTAATTACAGCATGCAGTAAATCCAAACGCCGCCACGAAAATGAAACGTGGATTACCAACGGCATTATCGATGGTTATGTACAACTGCATAAACTGGGTTACACTCACTCGTTTGAAACTTATTTTGAAGGGGAATTAGTTGGTGGATTGTATGGCATTTCTCTGGGGAATTGCTTTTTTGGCGAATCGATGTTTTTTACCAAAACCGATGCCAGCAAATTTGCCTTTTATCACCTGGTACAGTTCGCCCTGCAAAACAACTTTACTTTTATCGATGCCCAGCAACCAACAGATCACCTGGCAAGTTTAGGGGCCGAACCTATTCCCCGAAAAGATTTTTTGGAAATGCTGGAAAAAGCGTTGCAGAAAGATACTTTGCGGGGAAAATGGACGGAATTATTGGATCACTGA
- a CDS encoding BlaI/MecI/CopY family transcriptional regulator produces the protein MKKLTPKEEEILSLFWEKGPMFVKELKELYSDQKLHYNTLSTMVRAMEDKGFIAHERFGNTYRYFAAITKEEYSKQSLGNVVKKYFNNSYKSVVSALVEEENLSVEDLRKLISEIENSKNK, from the coding sequence ATGAAAAAACTTACGCCGAAAGAAGAAGAGATACTTAGCTTATTTTGGGAGAAAGGCCCCATGTTCGTGAAAGAATTGAAGGAATTGTATTCAGATCAGAAACTGCATTATAACACGCTTTCAACCATGGTGCGGGCGATGGAAGATAAAGGGTTTATTGCGCACGAAAGGTTTGGAAATACCTATCGTTACTTTGCAGCAATAACAAAAGAAGAGTACAGCAAACAGTCGTTGGGGAACGTAGTAAAAAAGTATTTTAATAATTCGTACAAAAGTGTTGTATCGGCACTGGTTGAGGAAGAAAACCTTTCTGTGGAGGATTTACGGAAATTGATTTCGGAAATTGAAAACAGTAAAAACAAGTAA
- a CDS encoding PLP-dependent aminotransferase family protein — protein MEKTSFEKKLSENYRNIPPSFVRSILNVAENKQFISFAGGLPNPDLFPANEIRKSANAVLKKSAGNILQYAGSMGYYPLREWIAKRYADKYSMDILPEQVVITNGSQQAIDILSRLFINRGDGVVIEKPSYLGAIQALSAYRPQFCEVDLEEDGANLSQVEDWFWKDDVKLMYAVPNAQNPSGISYSAEKRKHLAELLKCYDKFLIEDDPYNEIYFENNFPAPVKKYANNNVAWTGSFSKMIAPGLRNGWVVLPVELVPHFDKAKQSTDLNPNNLTQFVIHHYLTNNDLENHLQAVRKKYNEQYKAMQDAINRFFPEEVYTTTLSGGMFIWLTLPAGISSADLVQETMKKGVAFVPGNSFYTDGRGQEHIRLNFSNANLPAIEKGIEIIASELKRMMVSTC, from the coding sequence ATGGAAAAAACATCATTTGAAAAGAAATTGTCGGAGAATTACCGCAACATTCCCCCATCATTTGTTCGAAGTATTTTAAACGTTGCCGAAAACAAACAGTTTATTTCATTTGCCGGCGGATTACCAAATCCCGATTTATTCCCGGCTAATGAAATTCGTAAATCGGCCAACGCAGTATTAAAAAAATCTGCCGGAAACATTCTGCAATATGCAGGTTCAATGGGCTATTACCCGCTTCGCGAATGGATTGCCAAACGCTATGCAGACAAATACAGCATGGATATTCTGCCTGAACAAGTCGTTATTACTAATGGATCGCAACAGGCTATCGATATTTTATCGCGCCTGTTTATAAACCGGGGCGATGGCGTGGTAATTGAAAAGCCCAGCTATCTGGGTGCCATTCAGGCCTTATCTGCTTACCGTCCACAATTTTGCGAGGTGGATTTGGAAGAAGACGGTGCCAATCTTTCGCAGGTTGAAGATTGGTTTTGGAAAGACGATGTAAAGTTAATGTATGCTGTGCCCAATGCCCAAAATCCTTCCGGCATAAGTTATTCCGCCGAAAAACGAAAACATTTGGCAGAACTTTTAAAATGCTACGATAAGTTTCTGATTGAAGATGATCCGTACAATGAAATATATTTCGAGAATAATTTCCCAGCTCCGGTAAAAAAATATGCCAACAACAACGTAGCCTGGACGGGTTCGTTTTCGAAAATGATTGCGCCCGGCTTACGCAACGGCTGGGTAGTTTTGCCCGTAGAGCTGGTACCTCATTTCGACAAGGCCAAACAGTCGACCGATTTAAATCCGAATAATTTAACCCAATTTGTTATTCATCATTACCTTACCAATAACGATTTGGAAAACCATTTACAGGCCGTGCGGAAAAAGTATAATGAACAGTACAAAGCTATGCAGGATGCAATCAATCGCTTTTTCCCAGAAGAAGTTTATACCACCACTCTATCGGGAGGGATGTTTATATGGCTAACATTACCTGCCGGAATTTCGTCGGCCGACCTTGTTCAGGAAACCATGAAAAAAGGAGTGGCTTTTGTTCCCGGCAACTCTTTCTACACCGATGGTAGAGGGCAGGAACACATCCGCTTAAATTTTTCGAATGCCAATTTACCTGCTATTGAGAAGGGGATAGAAATTATTGCCTCCGAACTGAAAAGGATGATGGTTAGCACCTGCTAA
- a CDS encoding glycosyl hydrolase translates to MKRLALILTAVFLISTVAFSKRKEEEKKEEDKPFVNSGLVSGLEWRSIGPAWASGRIADFAVNPNNHSEYYVAVASGNVWKTTNNGTTFNPIFDNYGSYSTSVVVLDPNNPNVVWVGTGENNHQRALGYGDGVYKSLDGGKSFKNMGLKESRQIGGIVIDPRNSEIVFVAAEGSAWGPGEERGLYKSTDGGENWNKVLEISENTGVNNVVIDPSNPDVMYATSEQRRRTSFTKIGGGPESSVYKSTDGGENWRKIMKGLPSVDIGGMGIDVSPVDPNYVYLIVEAAEDKGGFFRSTDKGESWSKMSDHHSSGQYYNEIVCDPVDKDKVYSTETYSFVTDDGGKSWKRIPNPGRHVDDHAIWIDPTDPEHFIIGGDGGIYETWDNGTTFDFKENLPITQFYRVYLDDAEPFYNVYGGTQDNNSMGGPSQNTSRDGVINDEWFPTLGGDGFWGAIEPGNPNIVYSEYQYGNVYRYDKKSGESLSIKPIERKGELTYKWNWNAPLFISPHKNTRLYMAANKVFRSDDRGNTWEVISDDLTAQIDRTSIPVMGKYWPAEAVVRDVSTSQWGTIVALEESKIQEGLLYAGTDDGVISVTENGENWAQVKSFPGVPELTIVSDICADRFDANVVYATFDNLKRDDFKPYVYKSTDKGKTWTSISGNLPENGSVHTIMQDFVRPELLFVGTEFGIYFTVDGGANWVQLKSGMPTIPVFDIAIQERETDLVAATFGRGFYILDDFSPLREISADLENSEAEIFPIKDAKMFVQTSGKDNQGSNYFASKNPEYGATFTYFLKEVPKTQKQLRKEEEKELFKEGKPIPQPSWRELQLEGQQEKSHLIFTIYDNDGNVIDQFTKAPSKGVNRVNWNMTYAATANVRIRDKFDPITSAGRGIMVMPGTYKVGMKLWHEGELTELVEPVAFTCKKLNNTALPAADYNENIEFAQKVNKLALAVIGTNRMISETTAKVEKIKQAIYATPGASQELMDKARAIGVALEELNFRMEGVPARASWEEIPPAQVPLNNRLSNITYTHMGSTTGITTTEKQAYEILTDEFPPVLEALKNIVEKEVPALEAELNKMNAPWTPGRLPEWKD, encoded by the coding sequence ATGAAAAGACTCGCACTAATTTTAACTGCTGTATTTTTAATTTCTACAGTAGCTTTCTCGAAAAGGAAAGAAGAGGAGAAAAAAGAAGAGGATAAGCCTTTTGTTAATTCGGGGCTGGTAAGTGGCCTGGAATGGCGAAGCATTGGTCCGGCATGGGCAAGCGGCCGGATCGCTGATTTTGCTGTAAATCCAAACAATCACAGTGAATATTACGTTGCCGTTGCTTCCGGTAACGTGTGGAAAACCACGAATAACGGAACTACTTTTAACCCGATTTTCGATAATTATGGTTCGTATTCTACCAGCGTTGTGGTGCTCGATCCGAATAACCCGAATGTAGTTTGGGTTGGAACCGGCGAGAACAACCACCAGCGTGCACTCGGTTATGGCGATGGTGTTTATAAATCGCTCGACGGTGGAAAGTCGTTTAAAAACATGGGCTTGAAAGAAAGTCGCCAAATTGGTGGAATCGTAATTGATCCACGTAATTCTGAAATTGTTTTTGTTGCTGCTGAAGGATCGGCATGGGGACCGGGTGAGGAGCGTGGTCTGTACAAAAGTACCGACGGTGGTGAAAACTGGAACAAAGTGCTGGAGATTAGCGAAAACACCGGTGTGAATAATGTGGTTATTGATCCTTCTAATCCGGATGTTATGTACGCTACATCGGAGCAGCGCCGCAGAACTTCATTTACAAAAATTGGTGGCGGACCTGAATCATCCGTGTACAAAAGTACCGATGGCGGCGAGAACTGGCGCAAGATTATGAAAGGACTTCCTTCGGTTGATATTGGCGGAATGGGAATTGATGTTTCGCCGGTTGATCCGAATTACGTTTACCTGATTGTGGAAGCTGCTGAAGATAAAGGTGGATTTTTCCGCTCTACCGATAAAGGCGAAAGCTGGTCGAAAATGAGCGATCACCACTCAAGTGGTCAGTATTACAACGAAATTGTTTGTGATCCTGTCGACAAGGATAAAGTATATTCAACAGAGACATACTCGTTTGTTACCGACGATGGTGGCAAAAGCTGGAAACGCATTCCAAATCCCGGCCGTCACGTTGACGACCATGCCATTTGGATCGATCCGACAGATCCCGAGCATTTTATTATTGGTGGCGACGGTGGTATTTACGAAACCTGGGACAACGGAACAACTTTCGACTTTAAAGAAAACCTGCCGATTACGCAGTTTTACCGTGTTTATCTTGATGATGCTGAGCCGTTCTATAACGTTTACGGTGGAACTCAGGATAACAATTCAATGGGAGGTCCTTCGCAAAATACAAGCAGAGATGGTGTGATCAACGACGAGTGGTTCCCAACGCTTGGAGGCGATGGTTTTTGGGGCGCAATCGAACCCGGAAATCCAAACATCGTTTATTCGGAGTACCAGTATGGAAATGTATACCGTTACGATAAAAAAAGCGGCGAGAGTTTAAGTATAAAACCGATTGAACGCAAAGGAGAACTGACTTACAAATGGAACTGGAATGCGCCATTGTTTATCAGTCCGCATAAGAATACACGTTTATACATGGCTGCCAACAAGGTTTTCCGTAGCGACGACCGTGGTAATACCTGGGAAGTGATCAGTGATGATCTGACAGCACAGATCGACCGCACATCAATTCCGGTAATGGGTAAATACTGGCCGGCAGAAGCTGTGGTTCGCGATGTGTCTACTTCGCAATGGGGAACTATTGTGGCACTCGAAGAATCGAAAATACAGGAAGGATTGTTGTATGCCGGAACCGACGACGGTGTTATTTCGGTTACCGAAAATGGCGAAAACTGGGCACAGGTAAAAAGCTTTCCGGGAGTGCCGGAGTTGACTATTGTAAGCGACATTTGCGCCGACCGTTTTGATGCGAATGTGGTGTATGCCACTTTTGATAACCTGAAACGCGACGACTTTAAACCGTACGTTTATAAAAGTACCGATAAAGGAAAAACATGGACTTCTATCTCGGGGAATCTGCCTGAGAATGGATCGGTTCATACCATTATGCAGGATTTTGTTCGTCCTGAGTTGTTGTTCGTAGGCACAGAATTTGGCATCTATTTTACCGTTGATGGCGGTGCAAACTGGGTGCAGCTAAAATCAGGAATGCCAACTATTCCGGTGTTCGATATTGCTATTCAGGAGCGCGAAACCGACTTGGTTGCTGCAACATTTGGTCGTGGATTCTATATCCTGGATGATTTCAGTCCGTTACGCGAGATATCAGCGGATCTTGAAAATTCGGAAGCTGAAATCTTCCCGATAAAAGATGCTAAGATGTTTGTTCAAACAAGCGGAAAAGATAATCAGGGAAGTAATTACTTTGCTTCTAAAAACCCGGAGTACGGTGCAACTTTTACCTATTTCCTGAAAGAAGTGCCAAAAACTCAAAAACAGCTTCGTAAAGAGGAGGAGAAAGAGTTGTTTAAAGAAGGAAAACCCATTCCTCAACCAAGCTGGCGCGAATTGCAACTGGAAGGTCAACAGGAAAAATCGCACCTGATTTTTACCATTTACGATAACGACGGAAATGTGATCGATCAGTTTACAAAAGCTCCATCAAAAGGTGTGAACCGCGTTAACTGGAACATGACTTACGCCGCTACTGCCAACGTTCGTATTCGCGATAAATTTGACCCGATAACCAGTGCCGGCCGTGGTATTATGGTGATGCCCGGGACTTACAAAGTGGGCATGAAATTGTGGCACGAAGGCGAGTTAACCGAATTGGTTGAGCCGGTTGCATTTACCTGTAAGAAGTTAAACAATACAGCTTTGCCGGCTGCAGATTATAACGAAAATATTGAGTTTGCACAGAAAGTGAATAAACTGGCACTGGCCGTTATAGGAACCAATCGAATGATTAGCGAAACAACTGCAAAAGTGGAGAAAATAAAACAAGCCATTTATGCTACTCCGGGAGCCAGTCAAGAGTTAATGGATAAAGCCCGCGCAATTGGTGTGGCTTTGGAAGAGCTGAATTTCAGAATGGAAGGTGTGCCGGCCAGAGCAAGCTGGGAAGAAATTCCTCCAGCGCAGGTGCCGTTAAACAACCGGTTGAGTAATATTACATACACTCACATGGGATCGACAACCGGAATTACAACTACCGAAAAACAAGCTTACGAAATTCTGACAGACGAATTCCCACCGGTGTTGGAAGCATTGAAAAATATTGTTGAAAAAGAAGTTCCTGCACTGGAAGCAGAACTTAACAAGATGAATGCACCATGGACTCCGGGAAGACTACCGGAATGGAAGGATTAA